A genomic stretch from Canis lupus baileyi chromosome 3, mCanLup2.hap1, whole genome shotgun sequence includes:
- the TAT gene encoding tyrosine aminotransferase, with the protein MDPYVIEMNSNSNLPSVLDVHVNIGGRSSLPGKMKGRKARWSVRPSDMSNKTFNPIRAIVDSSKVKPNPNKATIALSIGDPTVFGNLPTDPEVTQAMKDALDSGKYNGYAPSIGYLSSREEIASYYHRPEAPLEAKDVILTSGCSQAIELCLAVLANPGQNILVPRPGFSLYRTLAESMGIEVKLYNLLPEKSWEIDLKQLESLIDEKTACLIVNNPSNPCGSVFSKSHLQKILAVAARQCVPILADEIYGDMVFSDSKFEPLATLSSNVPILSCGGLAKRWLVPGWRLGWILIHDRRDIFGNEIRDGLVKLSQRILGPCTIVQGALKSILRRTPQEFYQNTLSFLKSNADLCYGALAAIPGLRPVRPSGAMYLMVGIEMEHFPEFENDVEFTERLVAEQSVHCLPATCFEYPNFFRVVITVPKVMMLEACSRIQEFCELHYHCAEGSQEECDK; encoded by the exons ATGGACCCATATGTGATTGAGATGAACAGCAACAGCAACCTCCCCTCAGTCCTGGATGTGCATGTCAATATTGGTGGGAGAAGCTCCTTGCCAGGAAAAATGAAAGGCAGGAAGGCCAGATGGTCTGTGAGGCCTTCAGACATGTCTAACAAAACTTTCAACCCCATCCGGGCCATCGTGGACAGCTCGAAGGTGAAGCCAAATCCAAATAAAGCCACAATTGCTCTGTCTATTG GCGACCCTACTGTGTTCGGAAACCTGCCTACAGACCCTGAAGTTACACAGGCAATGAAAGATGCCCTGGACTCGGGGAAGTATAACGGCTATGCCCCCTCCATTG GCTACTTATCCAGTCGGGAGGAGATTGCTTCGTATTACCACCGGCCCGAGGCACCCCTGGAAGCTAAG GATGTCATTCTGACCAGTGGCTGCAGTCAGGCTATTGAACTTTGTTTAGCTGTATTGGCTAATCCAGGACAAAACATCCTAGTTCCGAGACCTGGTTTCTCTCTCTACAGGACTTTGGCTGAATCGATGGGAATTGAGGTCAAACTCTACAATTTATTG ccAGAGAAGTCTTGGGAAATTGACTTGAAACAACTGGAATCTCTGATTGATGAAAAGACAGCTTGTCTCATTGTTAATAATCCATCAAACCCCTGTGGGTCAGTGTTCAGTAAAAGTCATCTCCAGAAAATTCTGGCTG tGGCTGCAAGGCAGTGCGTCCCCATCTTAGCTGATGAGATCTATGGAGACATG GTGTTTTCGGATTCCAAATTTGAGCCTCTGGCTACCCTGAGCAGCAACGTCCCCATCCTGTCCTGTGGAGGGCTGGCCAAGCGCTGGCTGGTTCCTGGCTGGAGGTTGGGCTGGATCCTCATCCATGACCGAAGAGACATTTTTGGCAATGAG ATCCGAGATGGGCTGGTGAAGCTGAGTCAGAGGATCCTGGGGCCCTGCACCATCGTCCAGGGAGCTCTGAAAAGCATCCTGCGTCGCACCCCTCAGGAGTTCTACCAAAATACTCTGAGCTTCCTGAAG TCCAATGCTGATCTTTGCTATGGAGCTTTGGCTGCCATTCCTGGACTCCGGCCAGTCCGCCCTTCCGGGGCCATGTACCTCATG GTTGGAATTGAGATGGAACATTTCCCAGAATTTGAGAATGATGTGGAGTTCACAGAGCGGTTAGTTGCTGAACAATCAGTCCACTGCCTCCCAGCCACG TGCTTCGAGTACCCGAATTTCTTCCGAGTGGTAATCACAGTCCCCAAAGTGATGATGCTGGAGGCCTGTAGCCGGATCCAGGAGTTCTGCGAGCTGCACTACCATTGTGCTGAAGGGAGCCAGGAGGAGTGTGACAAATAG